One Alicyclobacillus acidoterrestris DNA window includes the following coding sequences:
- a CDS encoding YacP-like NYN domain-containing protein codes for MKSSGSERKRKGQRCLIVDGYNVVARKSGTSLTKIPDLESARRDLEDLLSQYRAMYDEDVIVVYDAHHRRGLGVSERRAGIDIVFTDAGETADARIERLVYDIRENYRNITVATSDAAEQQVSFGGGALRISAAELLRRLESMQRLVRQQTGRIHDKTKSRLGDSIRDDIAKALEKWRRK; via the coding sequence ATGAAGTCGTCCGGCAGCGAACGTAAGCGCAAGGGTCAACGCTGCTTGATTGTCGACGGGTATAACGTGGTGGCCCGAAAATCTGGAACCAGTTTGACGAAGATCCCAGATTTGGAGTCGGCCCGCAGAGATTTGGAAGATTTGCTATCACAATACAGGGCGATGTACGACGAAGATGTCATCGTCGTGTACGATGCCCATCACCGTCGGGGCCTTGGCGTCTCCGAACGGCGGGCGGGCATTGACATCGTTTTTACGGATGCGGGCGAGACTGCGGACGCCCGCATTGAGCGACTTGTCTACGACATTCGGGAAAACTATCGAAATATCACGGTGGCGACGTCGGACGCCGCCGAACAGCAGGTGTCGTTCGGCGGCGGCGCATTGCGCATTTCCGCGGCGGAATTATTGCGCCGACTGGAGTCGATGCAACGGCTGGTTCGCCAGCAAACAGGCCGAATACACGACAAGACAAAGTCCCGCCTAGGCGACAGCATTCGTGACGATATTGCAAAAGCGTTAGAAAAATGGCGGAGGAAGTAG
- a CDS encoding class I SAM-dependent methyltransferase — protein MSEHYYSKDPQAQSQERTIAVEVRGVNMHLVTDNGVFSKSALDDATRRLLEHVDLAGTCHALDLGAGYGVVTAVLGTVYPNTRWTLIEINGRALDLARRNTSKFSHRCTYLHSDGVPADIVSEFDDVLLNPPIRAGKQVVYRLFADAHRALVPGGRLWIVIQKKHGAPSALEELRRIYDSVDVVYKRSGYFIFRAVKGYRADAQSREA, from the coding sequence GTGTCTGAACACTACTATTCGAAAGATCCGCAGGCACAGAGTCAGGAGCGTACGATTGCGGTTGAGGTGCGCGGCGTGAACATGCACTTGGTCACGGATAACGGCGTGTTTTCGAAAAGTGCGCTGGACGATGCGACTCGGCGTCTTCTAGAGCACGTCGACTTGGCTGGTACGTGTCATGCACTCGATCTCGGCGCGGGTTACGGAGTCGTGACGGCAGTGCTCGGCACGGTTTATCCGAACACGAGGTGGACGCTCATCGAGATCAATGGACGAGCTCTCGACCTCGCGAGGCGGAACACTTCGAAGTTCTCACATCGCTGCACGTATCTGCACAGTGATGGGGTTCCGGCGGACATCGTCTCGGAGTTTGACGACGTTTTGCTGAACCCGCCGATTCGCGCTGGTAAACAGGTGGTGTATCGCTTGTTTGCCGACGCGCATCGGGCACTTGTTCCAGGTGGGCGGCTTTGGATTGTCATTCAGAAGAAACATGGTGCGCCCTCCGCGCTCGAAGAGCTGAGGCGGATTTATGACAGCGTGGACGTTGTCTACAAGAGATCTGGTTATTTCATTTTTCGCGCGGTGAAGGGGTATCGCGCGGACGCGCAATCTCGCGAAGCATAA
- the secE gene encoding preprotein translocase subunit SecE — MAKANERLVEAKTRHRSGFFAFFAESWRELRRVRWPKRRDIVLYTAASLVLCVILGLFVWGFDIGVSRLLTFIGVV, encoded by the coding sequence ATGGCAAAGGCAAACGAAAGATTGGTTGAAGCTAAGACACGCCACCGCTCGGGGTTTTTTGCCTTCTTTGCGGAATCGTGGAGGGAACTCCGTCGAGTTCGCTGGCCGAAGCGTCGTGACATTGTGCTCTATACCGCCGCTTCGTTGGTCTTGTGCGTCATTCTCGGATTGTTCGTTTGGGGCTTTGACATTGGTGTGTCTCGGCTGTTGACCTTCATCGGTGTAGTTTAA
- the nusG gene encoding transcription termination/antitermination protein NusG has translation MENLEKHWYVIHTYSGYENKVKSNLESRVQSMGMEDRIFNVMVPTEDELELKNGKKRVVQRKVFPGYVLVEMVMTDDSWYVVRNTPGVTGFVGSTGAGSKPVPLLPHEVQAILKSMDANEPKSNVKYDVGEVVRLVEGPFADMVGTVEEVNPEHQKLKVLVSMFGRETPLEVEYQQVERLS, from the coding sequence ATGGAAAACCTCGAAAAACATTGGTATGTCATTCATACGTATTCGGGCTACGAAAACAAGGTTAAGAGCAACTTGGAAAGTCGCGTTCAGTCCATGGGGATGGAAGATCGCATTTTCAATGTGATGGTTCCGACAGAGGATGAACTCGAGCTGAAAAACGGGAAGAAACGCGTGGTACAACGCAAGGTGTTCCCGGGATACGTGCTCGTTGAGATGGTCATGACGGATGACTCTTGGTATGTTGTGCGCAACACGCCGGGGGTGACGGGGTTCGTCGGATCGACAGGGGCTGGTTCGAAACCTGTTCCTCTGCTGCCTCACGAAGTACAGGCCATCCTGAAGTCGATGGATGCGAACGAACCAAAGAGCAACGTCAAGTATGATGTTGGCGAGGTTGTGCGGCTTGTCGAAGGTCCGTTTGCGGATATGGTTGGCACGGTGGAAGAGGTTAACCCGGAACACCAGAAGCTGAAGGTGCTTGTCTCGATGTTTGGTCGTGAGACACCGCTTGAAGTGGAGTACCAACAGGTAGAACGCCTGTCCTAA
- a CDS encoding Mini-ribonuclease 3, with protein MKQVFTVAELSPLGLAFIGDAIWEVYARQHCLNQGIRKPHELHKRCTRYVSATAQAKALAGIATDLSEDEADVVRRGRNAKSAHARKNVDVIVYRHSTGFEALIGHLHGTGQQARLEDIIQRALAYLDELAKESHG; from the coding sequence ATGAAGCAAGTTTTTACGGTTGCTGAACTATCCCCATTGGGCTTGGCCTTTATTGGCGATGCCATTTGGGAAGTGTATGCGCGGCAGCACTGTTTAAACCAGGGCATCCGCAAGCCGCACGAATTGCATAAGCGGTGTACGCGATACGTGAGCGCCACGGCTCAGGCGAAGGCGCTGGCAGGGATTGCGACCGACTTGAGCGAAGACGAGGCAGATGTCGTTCGGCGGGGCCGCAATGCGAAATCGGCGCATGCCCGGAAAAACGTCGACGTCATTGTCTACCGTCACAGTACAGGGTTTGAAGCGCTGATTGGCCATTTGCATGGCACAGGTCAACAGGCGCGTCTAGAGGATATTATTCAACGAGCACTCGCCTATTTGGATGAGTTAGCAAAGGAGTCTCATGGATGA
- the cysS gene encoding cysteine--tRNA ligase, with product MAIVLYNSMSGKKEQLQTIEPGKVRFYACGPTVYNFFHLGNARMFVAFDTIRRYLEYRGYEVRYVQNFTDVDDRIIQRANEMGIPPRELAQNNIQDYFDDARALFIRDASVHPRVTECIPQIISYIEDLIAGGHAYERHGNVYFDTSSFPEYGKLSHQSPEDMRAGHRIDVQEEKDDPTDFALWKAAKPGEEFWESPWGPGRPGWHIECSVMNALYLGEEIDIHAGGRDLIFPHHENEIAQSEAHSGHVFAHYWLHNGTLNINGEKMSKSTGNFITARDLLTRRDPRTIRFFLLSAHYRHPLNYTEEGLDQAEQGLLRIDRAIQSIDHHLDALQRLDGVIDVAGKGPSTDVAADVAEIREAFTTAMDDDFNTADGISAIFEGVRRINTRLAQGNLLVTDLHAYRTVLVELLNVLGIPERQGVSLEQEIAQLIEERNEARARRDFNRADEIRDALKRRGIILEDTPQGTRWSFEV from the coding sequence GTGGCAATTGTGTTATATAACAGCATGTCAGGGAAGAAAGAGCAACTTCAGACTATCGAACCGGGAAAGGTTCGTTTCTACGCGTGCGGACCCACCGTCTACAATTTCTTTCACTTAGGCAACGCGCGGATGTTTGTCGCGTTTGACACGATCCGCCGGTATCTTGAGTACCGCGGTTACGAAGTGCGGTATGTACAAAACTTCACGGACGTCGATGACCGCATCATCCAGCGAGCCAATGAAATGGGTATTCCGCCGCGAGAATTGGCGCAAAACAACATACAGGACTACTTTGACGACGCGCGGGCGCTGTTTATTCGGGATGCATCCGTGCATCCGCGAGTGACTGAATGCATTCCGCAAATCATCTCCTACATCGAGGATTTGATTGCGGGGGGCCATGCCTATGAGCGCCATGGCAACGTCTACTTTGACACGTCGTCCTTCCCTGAGTACGGCAAGTTGTCGCATCAGTCGCCAGAAGATATGCGAGCGGGTCACCGCATTGACGTGCAAGAGGAGAAGGATGACCCAACCGATTTTGCACTGTGGAAGGCTGCGAAACCGGGTGAGGAGTTTTGGGAGAGTCCATGGGGACCAGGGCGACCGGGTTGGCACATCGAGTGCTCGGTGATGAACGCCTTGTACTTAGGTGAGGAAATTGATATTCACGCGGGTGGACGCGACCTTATCTTCCCGCATCACGAAAACGAGATTGCGCAAAGTGAAGCCCACTCGGGCCACGTCTTTGCCCATTATTGGCTGCACAACGGAACCCTGAACATCAACGGCGAGAAGATGTCTAAGTCGACTGGCAACTTTATCACCGCAAGAGATTTGTTGACCCGTCGGGATCCGCGGACGATTCGCTTCTTCTTGCTGTCGGCTCATTATCGGCATCCTTTGAACTACACTGAGGAGGGCTTAGATCAGGCAGAGCAAGGGTTATTGCGAATCGACCGGGCCATTCAGAGCATTGACCATCACTTGGATGCGCTGCAAAGGCTTGATGGCGTGATCGATGTGGCCGGTAAAGGTCCTTCGACGGACGTCGCAGCGGACGTGGCGGAGATTCGAGAGGCGTTTACCACGGCGATGGATGACGATTTCAACACCGCTGATGGGATTTCCGCCATTTTTGAAGGGGTTCGTCGGATTAACACGCGTTTGGCGCAAGGTAATTTGCTGGTGACGGATTTGCACGCCTACCGCACGGTGTTAGTTGAACTGCTGAATGTGCTTGGTATCCCGGAAAGGCAGGGGGTCAGTTTGGAGCAGGAAATCGCTCAACTGATTGAGGAGCGAAATGAAGCGAGAGCGCGCCGCGACTTCAACCGTGCTGACGAAATTCGCGACGCGCTGAAGCGCCGCGGCATTATCCTGGAGGATACGCCGCAGGGGACGCGGTGGAGCTTTGAGGTATGA
- the rplJ gene encoding 50S ribosomal protein L10, which translates to MFDFRKEVDGLAVRPEKEQLVNEIAERIERSKSVVLADYRGLNVAEDTELRSKLREAGVEYQVLKNTMTSRAAAKLNYADLDQYLAGPTAVAFGYDDAVTAAKVLYDFSRDHKALELKGGIVEGRIVSAEEVASIAKLPSREGLLSMLLSVLQAPMRNLAYSLQQVADQKGEGAEAPAAE; encoded by the coding sequence ATGTTTGATTTTCGCAAGGAGGTGGATGGATTGGCAGTACGTCCAGAAAAGGAACAACTCGTAAATGAGATTGCAGAGCGCATTGAACGCAGTAAGAGCGTCGTGCTGGCGGACTACCGCGGACTCAATGTCGCTGAAGATACAGAACTTCGTTCGAAACTTCGTGAGGCAGGCGTGGAGTACCAGGTGTTGAAAAACACCATGACCAGCCGCGCGGCTGCAAAGCTGAACTACGCAGATCTAGATCAGTACCTCGCAGGCCCAACGGCTGTCGCGTTTGGCTACGACGACGCAGTAACTGCTGCGAAAGTGTTGTACGACTTCTCTCGCGACCACAAAGCGCTCGAACTGAAGGGCGGTATCGTCGAGGGTCGTATCGTATCTGCTGAGGAAGTTGCAAGCATCGCGAAGCTGCCTTCTCGCGAAGGTTTGTTGTCGATGTTGCTTAGTGTCTTGCAGGCGCCTATGCGCAACTTGGCTTACTCGTTGCAACAGGTTGCTGACCAAAAAGGCGAGGGTGCAGAGGCACCGGCCGCAGAATAA
- the rlmB gene encoding 23S rRNA (guanosine(2251)-2'-O)-methyltransferase RlmB, producing MNERRRSGNRNENRQMGSRANRGEGERRGNRGDTRRRSPEGGAGAPRRADAWRRGEAPRPSARRDGETRRKPRQIDARDASCEEPIVALDEQVQTQLIKGRHPVATALAEGRPINKVVIAEGAVEGGYEHIVARAKEQGIVVQFVPRSRLDAIAGQAHQGVVAYVAPYEYAELEDIIARDTGVTGLVVVLDGVTDPHNLGAIIRTAEAAGAQGVVIGKHRAAPLTETVAKAAAGALEYLPVARVANIVQALEKLKDAGYWVVGTTVDADHRMVDVDYRHKTVVVIGSEGAGLHRLVSDRCDFLVNIPILGRVQSLNASVAAGVMLYEVVRQRT from the coding sequence ATGAACGAGCGACGCAGGTCAGGGAATCGAAACGAGAATAGGCAGATGGGTTCGCGTGCGAACCGCGGTGAAGGTGAGCGCCGGGGCAACCGTGGCGATACGCGCAGGCGGAGCCCAGAAGGGGGCGCAGGTGCACCCCGCCGTGCGGACGCCTGGCGCCGTGGAGAGGCGCCACGTCCATCTGCTCGCCGCGATGGGGAAACGCGTCGGAAACCGCGGCAAATAGACGCTCGCGATGCATCCTGTGAGGAACCTATCGTCGCATTGGATGAACAAGTCCAGACGCAGCTCATCAAAGGGCGGCATCCGGTCGCGACGGCGCTCGCCGAGGGGCGTCCGATTAACAAAGTCGTGATCGCTGAGGGAGCCGTGGAAGGCGGATATGAACACATCGTCGCGCGCGCCAAGGAACAGGGAATCGTCGTCCAGTTTGTACCCCGGAGCCGCCTTGACGCGATTGCGGGGCAAGCACATCAAGGCGTTGTCGCGTATGTCGCACCTTACGAGTATGCCGAGCTAGAGGATATTATCGCGCGCGACACGGGCGTGACGGGGCTTGTCGTGGTGTTAGACGGCGTGACGGACCCGCACAACTTGGGCGCCATTATTCGGACGGCGGAGGCGGCTGGGGCACAAGGTGTGGTCATTGGCAAACATCGCGCCGCACCGCTCACGGAAACGGTCGCTAAGGCGGCTGCGGGGGCGCTCGAGTACCTACCTGTGGCGCGGGTGGCCAACATCGTACAGGCGTTGGAGAAGCTCAAAGACGCAGGGTATTGGGTGGTTGGAACGACCGTCGACGCTGACCACCGCATGGTCGATGTCGATTATCGCCACAAGACTGTCGTCGTGATTGGATCCGAAGGTGCGGGATTGCACCGCTTGGTCAGTGACCGCTGCGATTTCCTCGTGAACATTCCTATTCTCGGACGAGTTCAAAGTCTGAACGCGTCGGTCGCGGCGGGGGTCATGCTTTATGAAGTCGTCCGGCAGCGAACGTAA
- the gltX gene encoding glutamate--tRNA ligase, whose product MTVRVRFAPSPTGHLHIGSVRTALFNFLYARRHGGEFVLRIEDTDTNRNIEGAELAFLDGFHWLGIQWDEGIDVGGPYAPYRCMERLDLYREHVQKLLDNGQAYPCFCTDEELAAEREAAEREGRVPQYSGRCRALSEEERQAKIDAGIPYSIRFRVPENQEIVVDDLIRGHVTFNSSDIGDYVIVKSNGIPTYNFQVAVDDAAMKITHVIRAEEHLSNTPRQILVFQAFGYEIPTFAHLPIVLDHNRKKLSKRDPSVLPIQTYEELGYVPHAIINFLALLGWSPEGEEELFDIDALCSQFDLGRVSKAGAVFDVDKLNWMANQYFKALAPDEATAMVRRQLKRVGQALPDGVSEDWLEQVVSLYQEQMVCAADFIELSKGFFDKRVAYDEEALELLEQPGSKEVVAAYLALAKADDEWTAEASRARFKQIQKEQGVKGRALFMPVRAALTGQVHGPDLQKTIALLPRSWVLERLASALESRS is encoded by the coding sequence ATGACCGTTCGGGTTCGTTTTGCACCCAGCCCTACTGGGCATTTACATATTGGCAGCGTGCGCACCGCACTCTTTAACTTTTTGTATGCGCGGCGCCACGGTGGCGAATTTGTCTTACGCATTGAGGATACTGACACCAACCGAAACATCGAAGGCGCAGAGCTGGCCTTTCTGGACGGGTTTCACTGGTTGGGTATTCAATGGGATGAAGGAATTGACGTAGGTGGTCCATACGCGCCGTATCGTTGTATGGAGCGCTTAGACCTGTATCGTGAGCACGTGCAGAAGCTCCTTGACAATGGACAGGCCTATCCGTGTTTTTGCACGGATGAGGAGTTGGCGGCGGAGCGGGAAGCGGCTGAACGCGAAGGGCGGGTCCCGCAGTACAGCGGCCGCTGTCGCGCGTTGTCCGAAGAAGAACGGCAAGCGAAAATTGACGCAGGTATCCCGTACAGCATTCGCTTTCGCGTGCCGGAGAATCAAGAAATCGTCGTCGACGACTTGATTCGCGGGCATGTGACGTTTAATAGCAGTGATATTGGAGACTATGTGATTGTGAAGTCGAACGGAATACCGACTTACAATTTTCAGGTCGCTGTGGATGATGCGGCGATGAAAATCACCCACGTCATTCGCGCTGAAGAGCACTTGTCCAATACGCCGCGGCAAATTTTGGTGTTCCAAGCGTTCGGCTATGAGATTCCGACATTTGCTCATTTGCCTATCGTACTCGATCACAACCGCAAAAAATTGAGCAAGCGCGATCCGAGTGTCCTTCCGATTCAAACGTATGAGGAGCTCGGCTATGTGCCACACGCGATTATCAACTTCCTCGCACTTCTCGGGTGGTCGCCTGAGGGTGAAGAAGAATTGTTTGATATCGACGCGTTGTGTTCACAGTTTGATCTCGGGCGCGTCAGCAAAGCTGGAGCTGTCTTCGATGTAGACAAGCTGAACTGGATGGCTAATCAGTACTTTAAGGCGCTTGCGCCCGACGAGGCCACAGCGATGGTGAGGCGGCAATTAAAGCGCGTCGGACAGGCCTTGCCGGATGGTGTTTCGGAGGATTGGCTGGAACAAGTGGTGTCACTGTATCAGGAACAAATGGTCTGTGCAGCTGATTTCATCGAACTGTCGAAGGGGTTCTTTGACAAGCGTGTCGCGTATGATGAAGAAGCCCTGGAATTGTTAGAGCAGCCAGGCAGCAAAGAAGTTGTAGCTGCGTACTTGGCGCTTGCCAAAGCGGATGACGAGTGGACCGCGGAAGCGAGCCGCGCGCGCTTTAAGCAGATTCAAAAGGAGCAAGGCGTCAAGGGGCGGGCCTTGTTTATGCCAGTCCGGGCGGCGTTGACAGGTCAGGTTCATGGTCCCGACCTGCAAAAGACGATTGCGCTCTTGCCTCGCTCTTGGGTCCTTGAGAGACTTGCCAGCGCGCTAGAGAGCAGGTCATAA
- the rplL gene encoding 50S ribosomal protein L7/L12, which translates to MTTQEILDAVKNMTVLELNDLVKAIEEEFGVTAAAPVAIAGGAAGAEGGAAEQTEFDVILANAGASKIGVIKVVREITGLGLKEAKELVDNAPKSIKEKVSKEDAEGIKAKLEEAGASVEIK; encoded by the coding sequence TTGACGACTCAAGAAATCTTGGATGCCGTTAAAAATATGACGGTGCTCGAACTGAACGATTTGGTTAAGGCGATTGAAGAAGAATTTGGCGTAACTGCTGCTGCTCCTGTAGCGATTGCTGGTGGGGCTGCTGGTGCTGAAGGCGGCGCTGCTGAGCAGACCGAATTCGACGTTATCTTGGCGAATGCAGGTGCTTCGAAGATTGGTGTTATCAAGGTTGTTCGTGAAATCACCGGTCTCGGCCTGAAGGAAGCGAAAGAACTCGTTGACAACGCTCCGAAGTCGATTAAGGAAAAGGTTTCGAAAGAAGATGCTGAAGGCATCAAGGCTAAGCTCGAGGAAGCTGGCGCTTCTGTAGAAATTAAGTAA
- the sigH gene encoding RNA polymerase sporulation sigma factor SigH has product MSTQPTQLDADYSDYENRTDEELVEAVRAGNTDALEYLIHKYRNFVRAKARSYFLIGADREDIVQEGMIGLYKSIRDFRGDKLSSFKAFAELCITRQIITAIKTATRQKHIPLNSYVSLDKPIYDEDSDRTLLDVICTVRVSDPEELVIHQEEFDDIEDKMSELLSDLERKVLMLYLDGRSYQEIAVDLARHVKSIDNALQRVKRKLEKYLTFRNVIC; this is encoded by the coding sequence TTGTCGACACAGCCAACACAGTTGGATGCCGATTATTCGGATTACGAAAATCGAACAGACGAAGAACTTGTCGAGGCGGTGCGCGCCGGGAATACCGATGCACTCGAGTACCTCATTCACAAGTATCGAAATTTCGTTCGAGCAAAGGCGAGATCATACTTCTTAATTGGTGCCGACCGAGAGGACATTGTCCAGGAGGGCATGATTGGGCTGTATAAGTCTATTCGTGACTTTCGTGGGGACAAGCTCTCTTCTTTTAAAGCATTTGCCGAGTTGTGTATCACTAGGCAAATTATTACCGCGATTAAAACGGCCACCCGCCAAAAGCACATCCCGTTAAACTCCTATGTCTCGTTGGACAAGCCGATTTATGACGAAGATTCGGATAGGACGCTGCTCGACGTAATTTGCACTGTGCGTGTCTCTGATCCCGAGGAACTGGTTATACACCAGGAAGAATTTGACGATATTGAAGATAAGATGTCGGAATTGCTGAGTGACCTCGAACGAAAGGTGCTCATGCTGTACCTTGATGGCCGGTCTTATCAGGAGATTGCCGTCGATTTGGCACGACATGTCAAATCGATTGACAATGCGTTGCAACGCGTCAAACGCAAACTAGAGAAATACTTGACGTTCCGCAACGTGATATGCTAA
- the rplA gene encoding 50S ribosomal protein L1: MARNSKRAQEAAKLVDREKLYDVQEALGLVKQAAKAKFDETVEVAVRLGVDPKKQDQQVRGAVVLPHGTGKTSRVLVFAKGDKAKEAQEAGADYVGDDDLIQKISQGWFDFDVVVATPDMMGAVGRLGRVLGPKGLMPNPKTGTVTFDVARAVQEIKAGKIEYRLDKAGIIHCPIGKVSFEVDQLVGNFRTLLDALQKAKPSGAKGQYVRTVTVTSTMGPGVRVNAQRVAAAAE, from the coding sequence ATGGCTCGTAACTCTAAACGCGCTCAAGAAGCTGCAAAGCTGGTTGACCGCGAAAAATTGTATGACGTACAAGAGGCACTCGGTCTCGTGAAACAAGCTGCAAAGGCGAAGTTTGACGAAACGGTCGAGGTTGCTGTTCGCTTGGGTGTTGATCCGAAGAAACAAGATCAACAAGTCCGTGGCGCGGTTGTTTTGCCGCACGGTACAGGTAAAACCTCACGTGTCCTTGTTTTCGCCAAGGGTGACAAGGCGAAGGAAGCACAAGAGGCAGGCGCCGACTACGTGGGCGACGATGACCTCATTCAAAAGATTTCCCAGGGTTGGTTCGACTTTGATGTCGTCGTTGCTACCCCGGATATGATGGGTGCCGTCGGCCGTTTGGGTCGCGTGCTCGGTCCAAAAGGCTTGATGCCAAACCCGAAGACGGGTACCGTCACGTTTGACGTGGCTCGTGCGGTGCAGGAGATCAAGGCTGGTAAGATTGAGTACCGTCTCGACAAAGCGGGCATCATTCACTGCCCGATTGGCAAAGTGTCGTTTGAAGTTGACCAGTTGGTTGGCAACTTCCGCACCTTGTTGGACGCCTTGCAAAAGGCGAAGCCGTCTGGCGCGAAGGGTCAATACGTGCGCACTGTCACAGTGACGTCGACGATGGGCCCTGGTGTTCGTGTCAACGCACAACGCGTTGCAGCTGCTGCAGAATAA
- the rplK gene encoding 50S ribosomal protein L11 has protein sequence MPKKIIKVVKLQIAAGKATPAPPVGPALGQAQVGNIMGFCKEFNARTADQVGLIIPVVLYVYEDRSYTFDLKTPPAAVLLKKAAGIESGSAEPNRNKVATVKREQVREIAEQKMADLNAANVEAAMRMVEGTARSMGILIQD, from the coding sequence TTGCCAAAGAAGATTATCAAGGTTGTGAAGTTGCAAATCGCAGCCGGAAAAGCAACACCTGCGCCGCCGGTAGGTCCTGCGCTGGGTCAAGCGCAGGTTGGTAACATTATGGGGTTCTGTAAAGAGTTCAACGCGCGCACTGCGGATCAGGTAGGTCTAATCATCCCGGTCGTGCTTTACGTTTACGAAGACCGTTCGTACACGTTTGACCTCAAAACTCCGCCGGCTGCTGTCTTGCTCAAGAAGGCTGCAGGCATTGAATCTGGATCCGCTGAGCCGAACCGCAACAAAGTGGCTACGGTGAAACGCGAACAGGTTCGCGAGATTGCCGAACAGAAGATGGCAGACCTGAATGCAGCAAACGTAGAAGCAGCGATGCGCATGGTCGAAGGGACCGCGCGCAGCATGGGAATCCTGATTCAGGACTAA
- the rpmG gene encoding 50S ribosomal protein L33, translating to MRDIITLACTECKQRNYISNKNKKNDPDRIELKKYCPTCNSHTTHRETR from the coding sequence GTGCGCGATATCATTACGCTGGCATGCACAGAGTGCAAACAACGGAATTACATCAGCAACAAGAACAAGAAAAATGATCCAGACCGGATCGAACTCAAGAAATATTGCCCGACGTGCAACTCGCATACGACGCACCGTGAAACCCGCTAA